A section of the Deinobacterium chartae genome encodes:
- a CDS encoding potassium/proton antiporter codes for MHQIETAIFGAALLGLLSIIATKVSGRLGIPGLLVFLAIGMLAGSEGLGGIDFDDPLAAQFLGILGLSFILFSGGLATQWRTVRPVLGPGLALATLGVAFTTLLVGLFATWLLGISLVEGLLLGAVVSSTDASAVFSVLRERALGLKGQVKPLLEFESGINDPMAVFLTIGLTELALHPEQSGWTIVPMFLRQMLLGGLLGLLLGRASVWLVNRLNLPFDGLYPVLTVMLVLLIYGLSAALGGSGFLAVYLAAVVMGNSEFIHKRSLTQFHEGITQLFEIGLFLALGLLVFPSQLLSVATAALLISLFLMFVARPISVYLSLLPWPMKKREKSMVAWVGLRGAVPIVLATFPLLERAPGANLIFNIAFFIVLTSVLLQGTTLPLVARLLRVSAPLPEKTPLFLEYTPTGAGRNDLVEVNVPHGSSVVGRRIVDLHFPKEALIVLIHRGGQFIIPRGATTLEGGDSLQILAHHDALREVRARVAERAALEVEESAGPG; via the coding sequence GTGCATCAGATCGAGACCGCCATTTTCGGTGCGGCCCTGCTGGGCCTGCTCAGCATCATCGCCACCAAGGTGAGCGGTCGCCTGGGCATTCCCGGCCTGCTGGTGTTTTTGGCGATCGGCATGCTGGCGGGCAGCGAGGGACTGGGAGGCATCGACTTCGACGACCCGCTGGCCGCACAGTTTCTGGGCATTCTGGGGCTGTCGTTCATCCTGTTCAGCGGCGGTCTCGCCACCCAGTGGCGCACGGTGCGTCCGGTGCTGGGCCCGGGCCTGGCGCTGGCCACGCTCGGCGTGGCCTTCACCACGCTGCTGGTCGGCCTGTTCGCCACGTGGCTGCTGGGGATCTCGCTGGTCGAGGGCCTGCTGCTGGGCGCGGTCGTTTCCTCTACCGACGCCAGCGCGGTGTTCAGCGTGCTGCGTGAGCGGGCGCTGGGACTCAAGGGGCAGGTCAAGCCGCTGCTCGAGTTCGAGTCGGGCATCAACGACCCCATGGCGGTCTTTTTGACCATCGGTCTGACCGAACTGGCGCTGCATCCCGAGCAGAGCGGCTGGACCATCGTGCCGATGTTCCTGCGGCAGATGCTGCTGGGCGGCCTGCTGGGCCTGCTGTTGGGCCGGGCCTCGGTGTGGCTGGTCAACCGCCTGAACCTGCCCTTCGACGGCCTCTACCCGGTGCTGACCGTCATGCTGGTCCTGCTGATCTACGGGCTGAGCGCCGCGCTGGGCGGCAGCGGCTTCCTGGCGGTGTACCTCGCCGCCGTGGTGATGGGGAACTCCGAATTTATCCACAAGCGCAGCCTGACCCAGTTTCACGAAGGCATCACGCAGCTGTTCGAGATCGGGTTGTTTCTGGCGCTGGGCCTGCTGGTCTTTCCGTCCCAGCTGCTGTCGGTGGCCACCGCAGCCCTGCTGATCTCGCTGTTTCTGATGTTCGTGGCCCGCCCGATCAGCGTGTACCTCAGCCTGCTTCCCTGGCCCATGAAAAAACGCGAAAAAAGCATGGTCGCCTGGGTGGGCCTGCGCGGCGCCGTACCGATCGTGCTGGCGACCTTCCCGCTGCTCGAGCGGGCACCCGGAGCAAACCTGATCTTCAACATCGCCTTTTTTATCGTGCTGACCTCGGTGCTGCTCCAGGGCACCACCTTGCCGCTGGTCGCGCGCCTGCTGCGGGTCAGCGCCCCGCTGCCCGAAAAGACCCCGCTGTTTTTGGAATACACGCCGACCGGAGCGGGCCGCAACGATCTGGTCGAGGTGAACGTTCCGCACGGCTCGAGCGTGGTCGGGCGGCGCATCGTGGACCTGCACTTTCCCAAGGAAGCCCTGATCGTGCTGATCCACCGGGGCGGGCAGTTCATCATTCCTCGGGGAGCTACCACCCTCGAGGGCGGTGACAGCCTGCAGATCCTGGCGCACCACGACGCGCTGCGCGAGGTGCGCGCCCGCGTGGCCGAGCGCGCAGCGCTCGAGGTAGAGGAGAGTGCCGGACCCGGGTGA
- a CDS encoding cupin domain-containing protein, with protein sequence MISRENAEHYTWGIDCDGWHLVRSADLSVIHERMPPGRAEQRHRHARSRQFFFVLRGVLTLELEGREHTLGAHQGLEVPPGAAHQAINRSDAAAEFLVVSQPRSHGDREDAPR encoded by the coding sequence ATGATCAGCAGGGAGAACGCCGAACACTACACCTGGGGCATCGATTGCGACGGCTGGCACCTGGTGCGCAGCGCCGATCTCAGCGTCATCCACGAACGCATGCCGCCCGGACGCGCCGAACAGCGCCACCGCCACGCCCGCTCACGCCAGTTCTTCTTCGTGCTGCGCGGCGTCTTGACTCTGGAACTCGAGGGGCGTGAGCACACCCTCGGTGCACACCAGGGCCTCGAGGTGCCTCCGGGTGCGGCACACCAGGCGATCAACCGCTCGGACGCGGCAGCCGAGTTTTTGGTGGTTTCGCAGCCGCGCTCGCACGGCGACCGGGAAGACGCGCCGCGCTGA
- a CDS encoding TetR family transcriptional regulator — translation MRYPRQQREHTRRRILEEASRAFRAEGVERTGIGRLMSRLGLTHGGFYAHFDSKEALVGEAVGCSLEATAERLERVMRRRPDDPLRALLDAYLSEAHRDAPAEGCALPAVTAEVARSGEEARGALTRTVRALAGRIARELPAPQHATAPDRQEAQSLALLGSMAGIVALARAVNDPELSRKLLQAGRDLLQAALDAPTPEEPDDRSQHEPA, via the coding sequence GTGCGTTATCCCAGGCAACAACGCGAACACACTCGCCGCCGCATCCTCGAGGAGGCCTCGAGGGCTTTCCGTGCGGAGGGCGTAGAGCGCACCGGCATCGGGCGGCTGATGTCGCGGCTGGGGTTGACCCACGGCGGCTTCTACGCCCACTTCGACTCGAAAGAGGCACTGGTGGGCGAGGCGGTCGGCTGCAGCCTCGAGGCCACGGCGGAACGCCTCGAGCGGGTGATGCGGCGGCGGCCCGATGATCCGCTGCGAGCGCTGTTGGACGCGTACCTCTCCGAAGCGCACCGCGACGCACCCGCCGAGGGCTGCGCGCTTCCCGCGGTCACGGCCGAGGTGGCGCGCAGCGGCGAGGAGGCACGCGGCGCACTGACCCGCACCGTGCGCGCGCTGGCCGGGCGCATCGCGCGGGAACTGCCCGCCCCGCAACACGCCACGGCCCCGGACAGGCAAGAGGCCCAATCGCTCGCCCTGCTGGGTTCCATGGCCGGCATCGTCGCCCTGGCCCGCGCCGTCAACGACCCCGAACTCAGCCGTAAGCTGCTGCAAGCTGGCCGAGACCTGCTGCAAGCCGCCCTCGACGCACCCACCCCGGAGGAACCCGATGACCGCTCCCAGCACGAACCTGCCTGA
- a CDS encoding alpha/beta fold hydrolase translates to MTAPSTNLPELAARFFQPRRAPLDETGAALLQRAERLEDDHGLEVFAWGQGETVLLVHGWESRAAHMAALIDALAGRGLRAVAFDGPAHGDSPGIHASAVLQAESALRLARRLGPLRGIIGHSMGGAAAAIALAHGAQAQRAVLLAAPASLRRVLERAAGGAGLHDHLEAFLHAAEELVGARLEDLEISRLAPRLAVPALLLHDPADREVPFAEGQEIAAHWPGARLEAVPEAGHRRILRRPDTVARAVNFVAGSA, encoded by the coding sequence ATGACCGCTCCCAGCACGAACCTGCCTGAACTCGCCGCCCGGTTCTTTCAACCGCGCCGCGCTCCGCTCGACGAAACCGGAGCGGCGCTGCTGCAACGCGCCGAACGCCTCGAGGACGACCACGGCCTGGAGGTGTTCGCCTGGGGCCAGGGTGAAACCGTGCTGCTCGTTCACGGCTGGGAGTCGCGCGCCGCGCACATGGCCGCGCTGATCGACGCGCTCGCCGGGCGCGGCCTGCGGGCGGTGGCCTTCGACGGCCCGGCCCACGGCGACTCGCCGGGCATTCACGCCAGCGCCGTGCTGCAGGCCGAGAGCGCCCTGCGGCTGGCCCGGCGGCTGGGTCCGCTGCGCGGCATCATCGGCCACTCGATGGGCGGCGCCGCCGCCGCCATCGCGCTGGCCCACGGCGCCCAGGCCCAGCGCGCGGTCCTGCTGGCCGCCCCTGCCTCGCTGCGCCGGGTGCTCGAGCGCGCAGCCGGGGGCGCGGGGCTGCACGACCACCTCGAGGCCTTTTTGCACGCTGCCGAAGAGCTGGTGGGCGCGCGCCTCGAGGACCTCGAGATCTCACGCCTCGCGCCGCGCCTCGCGGTGCCCGCGCTGCTCTTGCATGACCCTGCCGACCGCGAGGTGCCCTTCGCAGAAGGGCAGGAGATCGCGGCACACTGGCCGGGCGCGCGCCTCGAGGCCGTCCCGGAAGCAGGGCACCGCCGGATTCTGCGCCGCCCGGACACGGTCGCGCGCGCGGTCAATTTTGTGGCCGGGAGTGCGTAA